Proteins co-encoded in one Gossypium arboreum isolate Shixiya-1 chromosome 11, ASM2569848v2, whole genome shotgun sequence genomic window:
- the LOC108452612 gene encoding cell wall / vacuolar inhibitor of fructosidase 2-like: MEIILPLFLLISISFNYMGHRNLVSADNTLIKTQYHNAEVPEACIQCVKSNPRSQSVDKIGIATIAITCISNKAMTLESNMTVLALSVHDKDLKLVLQDCQKELFNAKTNLTTAMDRLKSKDYDQTNYLLNHALQKEFDCKKNVGDLQYTLPTTVLNDMTIYEELSEVAMRIIDRFL, translated from the coding sequence atggaaattaTTTTGCCTCTTTTTCTTCTTATTTCGATTTCCTTCAATTACATGGGTCATCGGAATCTTGTTTCTGCCGACAACACCTTGATTAAAACCCAATATCATAATGCGGAAGTCCCCGAAGCATGCATACAATGCGTAAAATCTAATCCCCGAAGCCAATCAGTCGATAAAATAGGTATTGCTACCATTGCCATAACTTGTATAAGCAACAAAGCCATGACATTGGAAAGCAACATGACAGTTCTAGCTTTGAGCGTTCACGATAAGGACTTGAAATTGGTTCTCCAAGACTGCCAGAAAGAGCTTTTCAACGCGAAAACCAATTTGACTACCGCGATGGATCGGTTGAAGAGCAAAGATTATGATCAAACTAATTATTTATTGAATCATGCGCTCCAGAAAGAGTTTGATTGTAAAAAAAATGTGGGGGATTTACAGTATACGCTTCCTACTACTGTCTTGAATGACATGACGATTTATGAAGAACTTTCGGAAGTTGCAATGAGAATAATTGATAGGTTTTTGTGA
- the LOC108452504 gene encoding pectinesterase inhibitor-like, with protein sequence MGHRNLVFADDTLIKTQCHNAEVPEACIQCVKSDPRSQSADKVGIAAIVITCISNKAVTLESNITVLASIVHDKDLKLVLQDCQKELSDAKTNLTTAMDRLKNKDYDLTNYLVNHAL encoded by the coding sequence ATGGGTCATCGGAATCTTGTTTTTGCCGACGACACATTGATTAAAACCCAATGCCATAATGCGGAAGTTCCCGAAGCCTGCATACAATGCGTAAAATCCGATCCTCGAAGCCAATCAGCTGATAAAGTAGGCATTGCCGCCATCGTCATAACTTGTATAAGCAATAAAGCTGTGACATTGGAAAGCAACATAACGGTTCTAGCTTCGATCGTTCACGATAAAGACTTGAAATTGGTTCTCCAAGATTGCCAAAAAGAGCTTTCCGACGCCAAAACCAATTTGACTACTGCGATGGATCGGTTGAAGAACAAAGATTATGATCTAACCAATTATTTAGTGAATCATGCGCTTTAG